A section of the Agromyces aurantiacus genome encodes:
- a CDS encoding phage tail sheath family protein gives MTRPIEGVGTAVAAFIGFAETGPLLEPTLVESLAEFEAAFGADSGTLRGAIDDFFANGGSTAIVVRVEDAGLHGVGTGLEALDRVDLVNLVVLPAESVDRDDANAVVAAAAAFGERRRTMLLVDPPSSWTNAAAIEAAMAGGAAQAVGTASPNAAVYAPRLRRAADGRLTAATGAVAGVLARTDASRGVWASPAGLEAALVGVDDLAFALRDDETRRLAALGVNALRRFPGHGPVVWGARTLAGADASASEWRYVPVRRTALFLEESIDRGLRWTRFEPNDEPLWREVRESVGAFLHDLFRAGAFPGTTPRDAYVVRCDRDTATQRQLEGGEFTVLVGFAPLRPGEFVVLRVRARALPTA, from the coding sequence ATGACCCGTCCGATCGAGGGCGTCGGAACCGCGGTGGCGGCGTTCATCGGGTTCGCGGAGACCGGGCCGCTCCTCGAGCCGACCCTGGTCGAGAGCCTCGCGGAGTTCGAGGCGGCGTTCGGCGCCGATTCGGGCACGCTCCGAGGGGCGATCGACGACTTCTTCGCCAATGGCGGCAGCACGGCGATCGTCGTGCGCGTCGAGGACGCCGGCCTCCACGGCGTGGGCACCGGGCTCGAGGCGCTCGACCGGGTCGACCTCGTGAACCTCGTCGTGCTGCCAGCGGAGAGCGTCGACCGGGACGACGCGAACGCGGTCGTCGCCGCGGCGGCGGCGTTCGGTGAGCGCCGGCGGACGATGCTGCTCGTGGACCCGCCCTCGTCGTGGACGAACGCCGCCGCGATCGAGGCCGCGATGGCGGGCGGCGCAGCGCAGGCGGTGGGCACCGCGAGCCCGAATGCCGCCGTGTACGCACCCCGGCTGCGCCGCGCCGCCGACGGTCGGCTCACCGCAGCGACCGGCGCGGTCGCCGGGGTCCTGGCTCGGACGGACGCGAGCCGAGGCGTCTGGGCGTCGCCCGCGGGGCTCGAGGCCGCGCTCGTCGGCGTCGACGACCTCGCATTCGCGCTGCGCGACGACGAGACCCGTCGGCTCGCCGCCCTCGGCGTCAACGCGCTCCGCCGCTTCCCCGGGCACGGCCCGGTCGTCTGGGGCGCACGCACGCTGGCCGGGGCCGACGCCTCGGCGAGCGAGTGGAGGTACGTCCCGGTGCGCCGCACCGCCCTGTTCCTCGAGGAGAGCATCGATCGCGGCCTCCGATGGACCCGCTTCGAGCCGAACGACGAACCGCTATGGCGCGAGGTGCGCGAGTCGGTCGGCGCGTTCCTGCACGACCTCTTCCGCGCGGGGGCCTTCCCCGGAACCACGCCGCGCGACGCGTACGTCGTGCGGTGCGACCGCGACACGGCGACGCAACGGCAGCTCGAGGGTGGTGAGTTCACCGTGCTGGTGGGCTTCGCGCCGCTCCGGCCCGGCGAGTTCGTCGTGCTGCGGGTGCGGGCGCGGGCGCTGCCCACGGCATGA
- a CDS encoding ROK family protein — MDRIGSATSPQVLRQANARSVLEYAWTVGAFTATDAMAATGLTRSTVIGVCEELLADGWLEELDDARAAGAYTKGRPARRYALNERAAYIVGIDAGYDHVSATVADLRGTPLGRHRVVIPAPSPGDIERLADAAQRRALARAAMEGALADAAIAPEAVLAITVAVPAPVDRRGASPAENWFWSLTNPGYAELFDGDAEIVAVENDANLAAIAERSAPDGGGRDVDSFIALIVGEGMGAGLMIDGRLVRGRRGGAGELRFLDHVDGVGSADGLALLARRWAVEAIRSGLPEGSALGRLDPDTLDESDVGRAALAGDPVAGDLLDRLAARLARICLVLGDLLDVDRVIVGGAAAERLPMMVDRAAAVLARSDDPTAPELRRSELGEDCVTIGALAHALALVRERALDLVPRERGAA; from the coding sequence ATGGATCGGATCGGATCGGCGACCTCGCCGCAGGTGCTGCGGCAGGCGAACGCGCGGAGCGTGCTCGAGTACGCCTGGACCGTCGGCGCGTTCACCGCGACCGACGCGATGGCGGCGACCGGCCTCACCCGGTCGACGGTGATCGGCGTCTGCGAGGAACTGCTCGCCGACGGATGGCTCGAGGAGCTCGACGACGCCCGCGCCGCCGGCGCCTACACGAAGGGGCGCCCCGCGCGCCGCTACGCGCTCAACGAGCGCGCCGCGTACATCGTGGGCATCGATGCCGGGTACGACCACGTGTCGGCCACGGTCGCCGACCTGCGCGGCACCCCCCTGGGCCGGCACCGGGTCGTCATCCCCGCGCCGAGCCCGGGCGACATCGAGCGCCTCGCCGACGCCGCCCAGCGGCGCGCGCTCGCGCGCGCGGCGATGGAGGGCGCCCTGGCCGACGCCGCCATCGCCCCCGAGGCGGTGCTCGCGATCACGGTCGCGGTGCCCGCGCCGGTCGATCGACGCGGCGCCTCGCCCGCCGAGAACTGGTTCTGGAGCCTGACCAACCCGGGCTACGCCGAGCTCTTCGACGGCGACGCCGAGATCGTCGCGGTCGAGAACGACGCGAACCTCGCCGCGATCGCCGAGCGGTCGGCGCCCGACGGCGGCGGACGAGACGTCGACTCCTTCATCGCGCTCATCGTCGGCGAGGGCATGGGCGCCGGGCTCATGATCGACGGCCGGCTCGTTCGCGGCCGACGCGGCGGCGCCGGCGAACTGCGCTTCCTCGACCACGTCGACGGCGTCGGCTCGGCCGACGGCCTGGCCCTGCTCGCGCGACGCTGGGCCGTCGAGGCGATCCGTTCCGGGTTGCCCGAGGGAAGCGCGCTCGGGCGCCTCGACCCCGACACGCTCGACGAGTCCGACGTCGGACGGGCGGCGCTCGCCGGCGACCCGGTCGCGGGCGACCTCCTCGACCGCCTCGCCGCCCGTCTCGCGCGCATCTGCCTCGTGCTGGGCGACCTGCTCGATGTCGATCGGGTCATCGTCGGCGGCGCCGCGGCCGAGCGCCTGCCCATGATGGTCGACCGGGCCGCCGCCGTGCTCGCCCGCAGCGACGACCCGACCGCGCCCGAACTGCGTCGCTCCGAGCTCGGCGAGGACTGCGTGACGATCGGCGCGCTCGCCCACGCGCTGGCGCTCGTCCGCGAGCGCGCGCTCGACCTCGTGCCGCGGGAGCGCGGCGCGGCCTGA
- a CDS encoding ABC transporter substrate-binding protein, with protein MLHRASRPTDRRRRRPARRSRLALLAAGVLGAVLALSGCAGAAGGGPAQITFHMSKPEAIPFFRDLVERYNSEQSDVHVTLDTASNLSAAFLRGNPPDVGLLNYNYEMARFMERGALSDLSDLPEAARIRPEVQELVDQYATYPGRTSVLPYSVAAESVIYNVKMFEENGIAVPTTWDELIAACDRLEAAGITPIYSTFKDPWTLGQGLFDYTVGGSVDVADFLDRMDELGTEVGPTSDTSFERTILRPAEQMKQLADYSNDDAPSRGYGDGNVAFANGEAAMYMQGPWAFGEIAKTNPDLELATFPLPATNDPDDLKVRVNLDLALWVPEASTKKAAAREFVSYLMQKDVMDQYNAAFLGFGTTTDAAPATDERILPMQEYYDDGAFYQGLSRSIPLTIPIDNYIQTMATGGDIPATLATIDADWARLALRG; from the coding sequence GTGCTGCACCGCGCATCCCGCCCCACTGATCGCCGTCGGCGTCGGCCGGCGCGCCGCTCGCGCCTCGCGCTGCTGGCCGCGGGCGTCCTCGGCGCCGTGCTCGCGCTGTCGGGCTGCGCCGGCGCTGCCGGAGGCGGTCCCGCCCAGATCACGTTCCACATGTCCAAGCCCGAGGCGATCCCGTTCTTCCGCGACCTCGTCGAGCGGTACAACAGCGAGCAGTCCGACGTCCACGTCACGCTCGACACCGCGTCGAACCTCTCGGCCGCGTTCCTCCGGGGCAACCCGCCCGACGTCGGGCTGCTGAACTACAACTACGAGATGGCGCGGTTCATGGAGCGCGGCGCGCTCTCCGACCTCTCCGACCTGCCCGAGGCCGCGCGGATCCGACCCGAGGTGCAGGAACTCGTCGACCAGTACGCGACCTATCCGGGGCGCACGAGCGTGCTGCCGTACTCGGTCGCGGCCGAATCCGTCATCTACAACGTGAAGATGTTCGAGGAGAACGGCATCGCAGTGCCGACGACCTGGGACGAGTTGATCGCCGCGTGCGACAGGCTCGAGGCCGCCGGCATCACGCCCATCTACAGCACGTTCAAGGACCCCTGGACGCTCGGCCAGGGCCTGTTCGACTACACCGTCGGCGGCTCGGTCGACGTCGCGGACTTCCTCGACCGCATGGACGAGCTCGGGACCGAGGTCGGTCCGACCTCGGACACGTCGTTCGAACGGACGATCCTCCGGCCGGCCGAGCAGATGAAGCAGCTCGCCGACTACTCGAACGACGACGCACCCAGCCGCGGCTACGGCGACGGCAACGTCGCCTTCGCGAACGGCGAGGCCGCCATGTACATGCAGGGGCCGTGGGCGTTCGGCGAGATCGCGAAGACCAACCCCGACCTCGAGCTCGCGACGTTCCCACTGCCGGCCACGAACGACCCCGACGACCTCAAGGTGCGGGTCAACCTCGACCTCGCGCTCTGGGTGCCCGAGGCGAGCACCAAGAAGGCGGCCGCACGCGAGTTCGTCTCGTACCTCATGCAGAAGGACGTGATGGACCAGTACAACGCGGCGTTCCTGGGCTTCGGCACCACGACGGATGCCGCGCCCGCGACCGACGAGCGGATCCTGCCCATGCAGGAGTACTACGACGACGGCGCCTTCTACCAGGGGCTCTCCCGCTCGATCCCGCTCACCATCCCGATCGACAACTACATCCAGACCATGGCGACCGGCGGGGACATCCCCGCGACGCTCGCCACCATCGACGCCGACTGGGCGCGGCTCGCGCTGCGCGGCTGA